The proteins below are encoded in one region of Paenacidovorax monticola:
- a CDS encoding DUF2147 domain-containing protein: MKKALAALFLVATAPAWAQISPVGLWRSVDDKTGEAKAEIRIQEAGGALSGRIEKSLKKDAKPTCSECTDDRKGQPIAGLEIIRGGKQAEGKEVWDGGKILDPENGKEYRASLTPIEGGKRLEVRGFLGPFWRTQTWVRVQ, from the coding sequence ATGAAGAAGGCGCTAGCAGCTCTTTTTTTGGTAGCAACCGCACCCGCATGGGCGCAGATATCCCCCGTGGGCCTCTGGCGCAGCGTTGACGATAAGACCGGCGAGGCCAAGGCCGAGATCCGCATCCAGGAGGCCGGCGGCGCTCTCAGCGGCCGCATCGAGAAGTCGCTCAAGAAAGACGCCAAGCCCACCTGCTCGGAATGCACCGACGACCGCAAGGGCCAGCCCATCGCGGGCCTGGAGATCATCCGCGGCGGCAAGCAGGCCGAGGGCAAGGAAGTGTGGGACGGCGGCAAGATCCTCGACCCCGAGAACGGCAAGGAATACCGGGCCAGCCTCACCCCCATCGAAGGGGGCAAGCGGCTCGAAGTGCGCGGCTTCCTCGGCCCCTTCTGGCGCACACAGACCTGGGTGCGCGTGCAGTAA
- a CDS encoding 3-hydroxyacyl-CoA dehydrogenase/enoyl-CoA hydratase family protein — MSRFNVKKVAVLGAGVMGAQIAAHLVNVKVPVVLFDLPAKEGPKNGIVTKAIEGLKKLKPSPLGVADDAALIQQANYEEHMHLLGECDLVIEAIAERMDWKLDLYTKIAPHVAKHAILASNTSGLSITKLSEALPESLKPRFCGIHFFNPPRYMVLVELINTPTTTPEVLDQLEAFVTSGLGKGVVRAHDTPNFVANRVGIAGMLSTMKEVENFGLSFDVVDDLTGKKLGRASSGTFRTADVVGLDTMAHVIKTLQDNLNEQTDPFYGSFGTPAVLKKLLELGNLGQKTKAGFYKKVGRDVLRFDLESEEYVPGGQKADEVYGRMLKKPAAERLKLLRNAEGAQGRFLWAILRNSFHYAAVHLGTIADNARDVDQAMRWGFGMKQGPFELWQEAGWLEVAKMVQEDIDAGKALCKAPLPEWVFKGPVAEAGGVHTAQGSWSASRGTFVPRRQLPVYQRQLFPEPLLGETNLPDWRTAGTTLAESRALRTWTLDGQVLIASIKNKMHAISPEVMEGLMEAVELAENEYQAMVIWSGDAPFSVGADLEATMPAFVVGGADAIESVEQELQNLMMRIRYAQVPVVAGIHGMALGGGCELAVYSARRVAHMESYIGLVEVGVGLVPGAGGLTYIARRAAENMAASTSKDILPFLTEGFTAAAMAKVGTSAIESKKLGYLLESDLIVPHKDEVLFTAINEAKAMAVGGWRAPHKRLFPVAGRSGLATIKAQLVNMRDGGFISAYDFQIAAMIANVVCGGDVDPGSLVSEEYLLTLERKVFCHLIGQPKTHERILGMLNTGKPVRN; from the coding sequence ATGTCCCGATTCAATGTGAAGAAAGTCGCCGTGCTCGGCGCGGGCGTGATGGGTGCGCAGATCGCGGCCCACCTCGTCAACGTGAAGGTGCCCGTGGTGCTGTTCGACCTTCCCGCCAAGGAAGGCCCGAAGAACGGCATCGTCACCAAGGCCATCGAGGGCCTCAAGAAGCTCAAGCCGTCGCCTCTGGGCGTGGCCGACGATGCGGCGCTGATCCAGCAGGCCAACTACGAAGAGCACATGCACCTGCTGGGCGAATGCGACCTCGTGATCGAGGCCATCGCCGAGCGCATGGACTGGAAGCTCGACCTGTACACGAAGATCGCGCCCCACGTGGCCAAGCACGCGATCCTCGCGTCCAACACCTCGGGCCTGTCGATCACCAAGCTCAGCGAGGCGCTGCCCGAGAGCCTGAAGCCGCGCTTTTGCGGCATCCACTTCTTCAACCCGCCGCGCTACATGGTGCTGGTGGAGCTCATCAACACGCCCACCACCACGCCCGAAGTGCTGGACCAGCTCGAAGCCTTCGTGACCAGCGGTCTGGGCAAGGGCGTGGTGCGCGCGCACGACACGCCCAACTTCGTGGCCAACCGCGTGGGCATCGCGGGCATGCTGTCCACGATGAAGGAGGTGGAGAACTTCGGCCTCTCCTTCGACGTGGTGGACGACCTCACCGGCAAGAAGCTGGGCCGCGCCAGCAGCGGCACCTTCCGCACCGCCGACGTGGTGGGCCTGGACACCATGGCCCACGTCATCAAGACGCTGCAGGACAACCTGAACGAGCAGACCGACCCGTTCTACGGCAGCTTCGGAACGCCCGCCGTGCTGAAGAAGCTGCTGGAGCTGGGCAACCTGGGCCAGAAGACCAAGGCCGGCTTCTACAAGAAGGTAGGCCGCGACGTGCTGCGCTTCGACCTGGAGAGCGAAGAGTACGTGCCCGGCGGCCAGAAGGCCGACGAGGTCTACGGCCGCATGCTGAAAAAACCGGCGGCCGAGCGCCTGAAGCTGCTGCGCAACGCCGAGGGCGCGCAGGGCCGCTTCCTCTGGGCCATCCTGCGCAACAGCTTCCATTACGCGGCCGTGCACCTGGGCACCATCGCCGACAACGCGCGCGACGTGGACCAGGCCATGCGCTGGGGCTTCGGCATGAAGCAGGGCCCCTTCGAACTGTGGCAGGAAGCGGGCTGGCTCGAAGTCGCGAAGATGGTCCAGGAGGACATCGACGCGGGCAAGGCGCTGTGCAAGGCACCGCTGCCCGAGTGGGTCTTCAAGGGCCCCGTGGCCGAGGCCGGCGGCGTGCACACCGCGCAGGGCTCGTGGAGCGCATCGCGCGGCACGTTCGTGCCGCGCCGCCAACTGCCCGTGTACCAGCGCCAGCTCTTCCCCGAGCCGCTGCTGGGCGAAACCAACCTGCCCGACTGGCGCACGGCCGGCACCACGCTGGCCGAGAGCCGCGCGCTGCGCACCTGGACGCTCGACGGCCAGGTGCTGATCGCCAGCATCAAGAACAAGATGCACGCCATCAGCCCCGAGGTGATGGAAGGCCTGATGGAGGCCGTGGAGCTGGCCGAGAACGAATACCAGGCCATGGTCATCTGGTCGGGCGACGCGCCCTTCAGCGTGGGCGCCGACCTGGAAGCCACCATGCCCGCCTTCGTGGTCGGCGGTGCCGATGCGATCGAGAGCGTGGAGCAGGAGCTGCAGAACCTCATGATGCGCATCCGCTACGCGCAGGTGCCCGTGGTGGCCGGCATCCACGGCATGGCGCTGGGCGGCGGCTGCGAGCTGGCCGTGTATTCGGCGCGCCGCGTGGCCCACATGGAGAGCTACATCGGCCTCGTCGAAGTGGGCGTGGGCCTGGTGCCCGGCGCGGGCGGCCTCACCTACATCGCCCGCCGCGCGGCCGAGAACATGGCCGCTTCCACCAGCAAGGACATCCTGCCCTTCCTGACCGAAGGCTTCACCGCTGCGGCCATGGCCAAGGTGGGCACGAGCGCCATCGAATCCAAGAAGCTCGGCTACCTGCTGGAGAGCGACCTCATCGTCCCGCACAAGGACGAGGTGCTGTTCACCGCCATCAACGAGGCCAAGGCCATGGCGGTGGGCGGCTGGCGCGCGCCGCACAAGCGCCTGTTCCCCGTGGCGGGCCGCAGCGGCCTGGCCACCATCAAGGCCCAGCTCGTGAACATGCGCGACGGCGGCTTCATCAGCGCCTACGACTTCCAGATCGCCGCGATGATCGCCAACGTGGTTTGCGGCGGCGACGTGGACCCCGGTTCGCTCGTGAGCGAGGAATACCTGCTCACGCTGGAGCGCAAGGTCTTCTGCCACCTGATCGGCCAGCCCAAGACGCACGAACGCATTTTGGGAATGCTCAACACCGGCAAGCCCGTGCGCAACTGA
- a CDS encoding CoA-acylating methylmalonate-semialdehyde dehydrogenase: protein MSTPTTLHHFIGGKLHPSTSTQWRDVTNPATQEVVARVPFATPEEVNLAVANAQAAFQTWRSTSLGARMRIMLKLQHLIRENTAELAQLITREHGKTLPDAEGEVARGLEVVEHACSITTLQLGEIAENAATGVDVYNLLQPLGVGAGITAFNFPVMLPCFMFPMAIACGNTFVLKPSEQDPSSTMRLVELAHEAGVPPGVLNVIHGGPEVADMLCDHPDIKALSFIGSTHVGTHIYRRASEAGKRVQSMMGAKNHCVVMPDAPKEHALNNLLGSAFGAAGQRCMANSVAVFVGAARDWLPELVEKSKAMKVGPGTDRSADLGPLVNPRAKERVVGLIDSGVAQGARLLLDGRGCVVPGYEKGNFVGPTVFADVTDAMDIYQQEIFGPVLNVVCVDTLEDAIAFINRNPNGNGTSIFTSSGWAARKYQHDINVGQVGINVPIPVPVAYFSFTGSRASKLGDLGPNGKQAVQFWTQTKTVTARWYEEGSRADGVNTTITMK from the coding sequence ATGAGCACCCCCACCACCCTCCACCACTTCATCGGCGGAAAGCTCCACCCCTCCACGAGCACGCAGTGGCGCGACGTCACCAATCCCGCCACGCAGGAGGTCGTCGCCCGCGTTCCCTTCGCCACCCCCGAAGAGGTGAACCTGGCCGTGGCCAACGCGCAGGCGGCCTTCCAGACCTGGCGCAGCACTTCGCTGGGCGCACGCATGCGCATCATGCTCAAGCTGCAGCATCTCATCCGCGAGAACACGGCCGAGCTGGCGCAGCTCATCACCCGCGAGCACGGCAAGACCCTGCCCGATGCCGAGGGCGAAGTGGCCCGGGGCCTGGAAGTGGTGGAGCACGCCTGCTCCATCACCACCCTGCAGCTGGGCGAGATCGCCGAGAACGCCGCCACCGGCGTGGACGTGTACAACCTGCTGCAGCCCCTGGGCGTGGGGGCGGGCATCACCGCCTTCAACTTCCCGGTGATGCTGCCGTGCTTCATGTTCCCCATGGCCATTGCCTGCGGCAACACCTTTGTGCTCAAGCCATCCGAGCAGGACCCCAGTTCCACCATGCGCCTAGTGGAACTGGCGCACGAGGCGGGCGTGCCGCCCGGCGTGCTCAACGTCATCCATGGGGGCCCCGAAGTGGCCGACATGCTGTGCGATCACCCCGACATCAAGGCCCTGTCGTTCATCGGTTCCACCCACGTGGGCACGCACATTTACCGCCGCGCCAGCGAGGCGGGCAAGCGCGTGCAGTCGATGATGGGCGCCAAGAACCACTGCGTGGTGATGCCCGACGCGCCCAAGGAGCACGCTCTGAACAACCTGCTGGGCTCGGCCTTCGGCGCCGCCGGCCAGCGCTGCATGGCCAACTCCGTGGCCGTGTTCGTGGGGGCGGCGCGCGACTGGTTGCCCGAGCTGGTGGAGAAGTCCAAGGCCATGAAGGTGGGCCCCGGCACCGACCGCAGCGCAGACCTGGGCCCGCTGGTCAATCCGCGCGCCAAGGAGCGCGTGGTGGGCCTGATCGACTCCGGCGTAGCCCAAGGCGCCCGCCTGCTGCTGGACGGCCGCGGTTGCGTGGTACCCGGCTATGAGAAGGGCAACTTCGTCGGCCCCACCGTCTTTGCGGACGTGACTGATGCCATGGACATCTACCAGCAGGAGATCTTCGGGCCCGTGCTCAACGTGGTGTGCGTGGACACGCTGGAAGACGCCATCGCCTTCATCAACCGCAACCCCAACGGCAACGGCACGTCCATCTTCACCAGCAGCGGCTGGGCCGCGCGCAAGTACCAGCACGACATCAATGTGGGCCAGGTCGGTATCAACGTGCCGATTCCCGTGCCTGTGGCGTACTTCAGCTTCACGGGCTCGCGCGCCTCCAAGCTCGGCGACCTCGGGCCCAACGGCAAGCAGGCCGTGCAGTTCTGGACCCAGACCAAGACCGTGACCGCGCGCTGGTACGAAGAGGGCAGCCGCGCGGATGGCGTGAACACCACGATCACCATGAAATAG
- a CDS encoding LysR family transcriptional regulator, giving the protein MATTDHINWDNLRLFLAVVRAQSAQEAARHLGVDHSTVTRRLHRLEKELGTRLFERTPAGHRLTTAGHRLLEHVERMESTVALVGEDVGGDSHTLTGHVRLGATEGFGSFFLAPHLSHFCDRHPAIEVELLIVPRFINLSQREADLAVNIERPQSTGQVCSKLTDYRLRLYASAEYLARHAPIRHLDDLRAHRLFGYVEELAFSAELRYLTSIAPHAPTPLRSTSIVAQYNAVREGRGLAVLPCFLAAQSDGLVPVLDDAVDLLRTFWIAAPGDRRELARVRALWDYLREVAERNQPLLMGESSTVHRLD; this is encoded by the coding sequence ATGGCCACCACCGACCACATCAATTGGGACAATCTGCGGCTCTTTCTCGCCGTGGTGCGTGCCCAGTCGGCCCAGGAAGCCGCCAGGCACCTGGGCGTGGACCACTCCACCGTCACCCGGCGCCTGCACCGGCTGGAGAAGGAGCTGGGCACCCGGCTGTTCGAGCGCACCCCGGCCGGGCACCGCCTCACGACGGCGGGGCACCGCCTGCTGGAGCATGTGGAGCGCATGGAGAGCACGGTGGCGCTCGTGGGCGAGGACGTGGGCGGCGACAGCCACACCCTCACCGGCCACGTGCGGCTCGGCGCCACGGAGGGGTTCGGGAGCTTTTTCCTCGCCCCCCACCTGAGCCATTTCTGCGACCGCCACCCGGCCATCGAGGTGGAGCTGCTGATCGTGCCGCGCTTCATCAACCTCTCGCAGCGCGAGGCGGACCTGGCCGTCAACATCGAGCGCCCGCAGAGCACCGGCCAGGTCTGCAGCAAGTTGACCGACTACCGCCTGCGGCTGTACGCGAGCGCGGAGTACCTGGCCCGCCACGCCCCCATCCGCCACCTGGACGACCTGAGGGCGCACCGGCTCTTCGGCTATGTGGAGGAACTCGCGTTCAGCGCCGAACTGCGCTATCTCACCTCCATCGCGCCGCATGCCCCCACGCCGCTGCGCAGCACCAGCATCGTCGCGCAGTACAACGCGGTGCGGGAAGGGCGCGGGCTGGCCGTGCTGCCCTGCTTCCTGGCCGCGCAGAGCGACGGGCTCGTGCCCGTGCTGGACGATGCCGTCGACCTGCTGCGCACCTTCTGGATCGCGGCACCCGGCGACCGCCGGGAACTCGCGCGGGTGCGCGCCCTGTGGGATTACCTGCGCGAAGTGGCCGAACGCAACCAGCCCCTGCTGATGGGCGAATCGTCCACGGTGCACCGGCTGGATTGA
- the slmA gene encoding nucleoid occlusion factor SlmA: MPELPPSTDDTLAPDSEAAATRKRPKPGERRVQILQALAAMLEKPGAERITTAALAAQLSVSEAALYRHFASKAQMFEGLIDFIEQSIFTLVQQIVGRDVPDPDRPAADGARQAARVVALLLQFGERNPGMVRVMVGDALVFEHERLQQRMNQFFDRIESTLRQCLRPAADARGSAAPTVDAQVAAGVLTAFVIGRLQRFARSGFRQMPTEHLDASLALIL; encoded by the coding sequence ATGCCCGAGCTTCCGCCCTCCACCGACGACACCCTGGCCCCCGACAGCGAGGCCGCGGCGACGCGCAAGCGGCCCAAGCCGGGCGAGCGGCGGGTGCAGATCCTGCAAGCCCTGGCCGCCATGCTCGAGAAGCCCGGCGCCGAGCGCATCACCACCGCCGCGCTGGCCGCGCAGCTGTCGGTGAGCGAGGCCGCGCTGTACCGGCACTTTGCCAGCAAGGCGCAGATGTTCGAGGGGCTCATCGACTTCATCGAACAGTCCATCTTCACGCTCGTGCAGCAGATCGTGGGGCGCGATGTGCCCGACCCCGACCGCCCTGCGGCCGACGGCGCGCGCCAGGCGGCACGCGTGGTGGCGCTGCTGCTGCAGTTCGGCGAGCGCAACCCCGGCATGGTGCGCGTGATGGTGGGCGATGCCCTGGTGTTCGAGCACGAGCGCCTGCAGCAGCGCATGAACCAGTTCTTCGACCGCATCGAGTCCACGCTGCGCCAGTGCCTGCGCCCTGCCGCCGACGCGCGGGGCTCCGCGGCCCCCACGGTGGACGCGCAGGTGGCGGCCGGCGTGCTGACGGCCTTCGTGATCGGGCGCCTGCAGCGCTTCGCGCGGTCGGGCTTCCGCCAGATGCCGACCGAGCACCTCGACGCCAGCCTCGCGCTGATCCTCTGA
- a CDS encoding acyl-CoA dehydrogenase C-terminal domain-containing protein — protein sequence MPTYTPPLRDMQFVLHEVFQVADEFKALPAHAETDADTINAVLEEAGKFAAEVTFPLNISGDAEGCVLDKATHAVTTPKGFKEAYAKYVEGGWAALSCDVAYGGQGLPFVLNQCLYEMLNSANQAWTMYPGLSHGAYEALHAHGTDEQKKLYLPKLTSGEWTGTMCLTEPHCGTDLGLLRTKAEPQADGTYKITGSKIFISAGEHDMTENIVHLVLARLPDAPKGSKGISLFVVPKFKVNADGSLGERNPIYCAGLEHKMGIHGNATAQIVIEGAVGTMVGEPNKGLAAMFVMMNAARLGVGNQSLGLTEVAFQNALAYAKDRIQMRSLSGVKAKDKEADPIIVHPDVRKMLLTAKAYAEGGRALQVFCTLLLDKAHHHPDEKVRKESDELVALLTPIVKAFITDNGHIATNACMQVFGGHGFIKEWGMEQFVRDNRINMIYEGTNTVQSLDLLGRKILSNNGATLKKFGKLIGQLVEEEGVNEKMAEFINPIAMLGDQMTKFTTEIGFKGMQNPDEVGAAAVDYLRVAGHLVFGYLFARMAQVSLRAIAAGNTDPFYTAKLQTARFYFAKLFPEVQTLMKTARGGSKVLMDTDAALA from the coding sequence ATGCCTACCTACACGCCGCCCCTGCGCGACATGCAATTCGTCCTGCATGAAGTCTTCCAGGTCGCGGATGAGTTCAAGGCGCTGCCTGCGCACGCCGAGACCGACGCCGACACGATCAACGCGGTGCTGGAGGAAGCCGGCAAGTTCGCCGCCGAGGTGACCTTCCCGCTCAACATCAGCGGCGACGCTGAGGGCTGCGTGCTCGACAAGGCCACGCACGCCGTGACCACGCCCAAGGGCTTCAAGGAAGCCTACGCCAAGTATGTGGAAGGGGGCTGGGCGGCGCTGTCGTGCGACGTGGCCTATGGCGGCCAGGGCCTGCCCTTCGTGCTCAACCAGTGCCTGTACGAAATGCTCAACAGCGCCAACCAGGCCTGGACCATGTACCCCGGCCTGTCGCACGGCGCCTACGAGGCCCTGCACGCGCACGGCACCGACGAGCAGAAGAAGCTGTACCTTCCCAAGCTCACGAGCGGCGAGTGGACCGGCACCATGTGCCTGACCGAGCCGCACTGCGGCACCGACCTGGGCCTGCTGCGCACCAAGGCCGAGCCCCAGGCCGACGGCACCTACAAGATCACTGGCAGCAAGATCTTCATCTCGGCCGGCGAGCATGATATGACCGAGAACATCGTCCACCTCGTGCTGGCCCGCCTGCCCGATGCGCCCAAGGGCAGCAAGGGCATCAGCCTGTTCGTGGTGCCGAAGTTCAAGGTCAATGCCGACGGCAGCCTGGGCGAACGCAACCCGATCTACTGCGCGGGCCTGGAGCACAAGATGGGCATCCACGGCAACGCCACGGCGCAGATCGTGATCGAAGGCGCGGTGGGCACGATGGTGGGCGAGCCCAACAAGGGCCTGGCCGCCATGTTCGTGATGATGAACGCCGCCCGCCTGGGCGTGGGCAACCAGTCGCTGGGGCTGACGGAAGTGGCCTTCCAGAACGCGCTGGCCTACGCCAAGGACCGCATCCAGATGCGCAGCCTGTCGGGCGTGAAGGCCAAGGACAAGGAGGCCGACCCCATCATCGTGCACCCCGACGTGCGCAAGATGCTGCTCACGGCCAAGGCCTATGCCGAAGGCGGCCGCGCATTGCAGGTGTTCTGCACGCTGCTGCTGGACAAGGCGCACCACCATCCCGACGAGAAGGTGCGCAAGGAATCCGATGAGCTCGTCGCGCTGCTCACGCCCATCGTCAAGGCCTTCATCACCGACAACGGCCACATCGCCACCAACGCGTGCATGCAGGTCTTCGGCGGCCACGGCTTCATCAAGGAATGGGGCATGGAGCAGTTCGTGCGCGACAACCGCATCAACATGATCTACGAAGGCACGAACACCGTGCAGTCGCTCGACCTGCTGGGCCGCAAGATCCTCTCCAACAACGGCGCCACGCTCAAGAAGTTCGGCAAGCTGATCGGCCAGCTGGTCGAGGAGGAAGGCGTGAACGAGAAGATGGCCGAGTTCATCAACCCCATCGCCATGCTGGGCGACCAGATGACCAAGTTCACCACCGAGATCGGCTTCAAGGGCATGCAGAACCCCGACGAGGTGGGGGCGGCTGCCGTGGACTACCTGCGCGTCGCGGGCCACCTGGTGTTCGGCTACCTGTTTGCCCGTATGGCGCAGGTCTCGCTGCGCGCCATTGCAGCAGGCAATACCGACCCGTTCTACACCGCCAAGCTGCAGACGGCGCGCTTCTACTTCGCCAAGCTGTTCCCCGAGGTGCAGACGCTGATGAAGACTGCGCGCGGCGGCAGCAAGGTGCTGATGGACACCGACGCCGCGCTCGCCTGA
- a CDS encoding GGDEF domain-containing protein, whose product MTALPNPPPATSLWAPHPASAHTDGEAHRQRWLRRTWQLHFFVLLSHLYAFLLLVGFCIVGYVPEAVLGAYGLWVAGGMGFITWAYASGWCHKRRDPGLFLVHQAVSILGALGLLVAAPQVAFQALVMLIAFSADGFLARSRASFAATWVLTLLAVAAAFFWVGPHMRMPTDALPGQLLTIGVVLGSVARSIVLVTFFRGMQYRLSVANDKLGAALAQIETLVRSDELTGVANRRGIMESLHRQRELADRSQLPFCVALLDIDHFKRINDHYGHAAGDRVLRVFGALLAGHTRAVDRIGRYGGEEFLVVMPDTATAQAADALERLRQQIVAANWTGMSGVPCDMTATIGVAQYRAGESVDATIRRADEALDRGKAAGRNRVVVETIR is encoded by the coding sequence GTGACTGCTCTCCCCAACCCTCCGCCCGCGACCTCTCTGTGGGCCCCCCATCCGGCCTCCGCGCACACGGATGGAGAGGCCCATCGCCAGCGCTGGCTGCGCCGTACCTGGCAGCTGCATTTCTTCGTCCTGCTCAGCCACCTGTATGCCTTCCTGCTGCTGGTCGGCTTCTGCATCGTGGGCTATGTGCCCGAGGCGGTGCTGGGCGCATACGGCTTGTGGGTGGCCGGCGGCATGGGCTTCATCACCTGGGCCTACGCGAGCGGCTGGTGCCACAAGCGGCGCGACCCGGGCCTGTTCCTGGTGCATCAGGCCGTATCGATCCTCGGGGCGCTGGGCCTGCTCGTGGCCGCGCCGCAGGTGGCGTTCCAGGCGCTGGTCATGCTCATCGCGTTCAGCGCCGACGGTTTCCTGGCGCGCAGCCGCGCCAGCTTCGCCGCGACCTGGGTGCTCACGCTGCTGGCCGTGGCCGCCGCGTTCTTCTGGGTGGGGCCGCACATGCGCATGCCCACGGATGCGCTGCCGGGCCAGTTGCTCACCATCGGGGTGGTGCTGGGGAGCGTGGCGCGCAGCATCGTCCTGGTGACCTTCTTTCGCGGCATGCAGTACCGGCTCAGCGTGGCCAACGACAAGCTGGGCGCGGCGCTGGCCCAGATCGAGACCCTGGTGCGCAGCGACGAGCTGACGGGGGTGGCGAACCGCCGGGGCATCATGGAGAGCCTGCACCGCCAGCGCGAACTGGCGGATCGCAGCCAATTGCCCTTCTGCGTGGCACTGCTCGACATCGACCACTTCAAGCGCATCAACGACCACTATGGCCATGCGGCGGGCGACCGCGTGCTGCGCGTCTTCGGAGCGCTGCTGGCCGGCCACACGCGGGCGGTGGACCGCATCGGCCGCTACGGCGGCGAGGAGTTTCTCGTGGTGATGCCGGACACGGCCACGGCCCAGGCGGCCGACGCCCTGGAGCGGCTGCGCCAGCAGATCGTGGCCGCGAACTGGACCGGCATGTCCGGCGTGCCCTGCGACATGACGGCCACCATCGGTGTGGCCCAGTACCGTGCGGGCGAATCGGTGGACGCGACCATCCGCCGTGCCGACGAGGCCCTCGACCGGGGCAAGGCGGCGGGGCGCAACCGGGTCGTGGTGGAGACCATCCGCTAG
- a CDS encoding ABC transporter substrate-binding protein, with protein MQPIRHPFALAALALCAGAQAQISDGAVKIGVLTDMAGPYSGMGGAGSVVAAKMAVDDCLKAECKGMKIEVLSTDHQNKADIAATKAREWLDRDKVDALVDLTNSAGALAVQKLVKEKGGIAMYSGPATTRLTNEDCAENGFHWMFDTYSSASGAAAALTRGGSKSWYFVTVDYAFGHSLEKDASDMIKSYGGTVLGSVRHPLNASDFSSFILQAQNSRAQVIGLANGAQDTVNAIKAAREFGIGGKDQKVASLLMFLTDVHSLGLKQAQGLMFSEGFYWDMDDKARAFSARFEKLHKGYKPTMVQAGVYSSTLHYLRSVAAAKTDDWKVVASKMRTLPIDDPVMRNASIRPDGRVIHDMYLFEVKKPAESKGPWDYYKTVSTIPAQIAFKPLAESACPAVKK; from the coding sequence ATGCAACCCATCCGACACCCATTCGCCCTGGCCGCGCTCGCCCTTTGCGCGGGCGCGCAAGCCCAGATTTCCGACGGCGCGGTCAAGATCGGCGTGCTGACCGACATGGCCGGGCCCTATTCCGGCATGGGCGGCGCGGGCTCGGTCGTGGCCGCGAAGATGGCGGTGGACGACTGCCTGAAGGCCGAGTGCAAGGGCATGAAGATCGAGGTGCTCAGCACCGACCACCAGAACAAGGCCGACATCGCCGCCACCAAGGCCCGCGAATGGCTGGACCGCGACAAGGTGGACGCCCTGGTGGACCTCACGAACTCCGCGGGCGCGCTGGCGGTGCAGAAGCTCGTCAAGGAAAAGGGCGGCATCGCCATGTACAGCGGCCCCGCCACCACGCGCCTGACCAACGAGGACTGCGCGGAGAACGGCTTCCACTGGATGTTCGACACCTACTCGTCAGCGTCCGGCGCGGCCGCGGCGCTGACCCGTGGCGGCTCCAAGTCGTGGTACTTCGTGACCGTGGACTACGCGTTCGGCCATTCGCTCGAAAAGGACGCGAGCGACATGATCAAGTCCTACGGCGGCACGGTGCTGGGCAGCGTGCGGCATCCGCTCAACGCGAGCGACTTCTCTTCGTTCATCCTGCAGGCGCAGAACTCGCGGGCCCAGGTCATCGGCCTGGCCAACGGCGCGCAGGACACGGTCAACGCGATCAAGGCCGCGCGGGAGTTCGGCATCGGCGGCAAGGACCAGAAGGTGGCGTCGCTGCTGATGTTCCTGACCGACGTGCACTCGCTGGGCCTCAAGCAGGCGCAGGGCCTGATGTTCTCGGAGGGCTTCTACTGGGACATGGACGACAAGGCCCGGGCGTTCTCCGCGCGCTTCGAGAAGCTGCACAAGGGCTACAAGCCCACGATGGTGCAGGCGGGCGTGTATTCGAGCACGCTGCACTACCTGCGCTCGGTGGCAGCCGCCAAGACCGACGACTGGAAGGTGGTGGCGAGCAAGATGCGGACCCTGCCGATCGACGACCCGGTCATGCGCAACGCCAGCATCCGCCCCGACGGGCGCGTGATCCACGACATGTACCTGTTCGAGGTCAAGAAGCCCGCGGAGTCCAAGGGCCCGTGGGACTACTACAAGACCGTGAGCACCATCCCCGCCCAGATCGCCTTCAAGCCGCTGGCCGAATCGGCCTGCCCCGCCGTGAAGAAGTGA